The Pyrenophora tritici-repentis strain M4 chromosome 10, whole genome shotgun sequence genome contains a region encoding:
- a CDS encoding Aldose-epim domain containing protein, whose amino-acid sequence MSSAKAFTFLPLGAIIQKFTVNGKNIVQGFPSAELYKQYNAPFFGETIGRIANRVSKAKINDLNGKSYQLAINDGPNSLHGGDLGFGKREFEGPSTVDRNGKEATFFKYLSKDGEEGYPGTLEVRVWYVQEKENVDGAHQEVLHIEYEAELVGDEVSETAINMTNHSYFNLTGGPSIAGTEVNLITNKYQVVDDGGIPTGPIEEYPGVSAKKTFTLGEKEPDIDDCFVANTDPSSIPIDTRSSPLQKLASFYHPESKIHLEVHSTEPAFQFYTGKYIDVPAVGDLSARGARSGFCVEPSRYVNAINIPEYKSMMVLKKGEKYGTKIVYRGWQA is encoded by the exons ATGTCTTCAGCCAAAGCCTTCACCTTTCTGCCACTGGGCGCCATCATCCAAAAGTTTACTGTGAACGGAAAGAACATTGTGCAGGGATTTCCGTCTGCGGAGCTGTACAAGCAATACAATGCACCCTTCTTTGGCGAGACCATTGGCCGTATCGCCAACCGCGTGTCCAAGGCGAAGATCAATGACCTAAACGGAAAGTCGTACCAGCTGGCGATCAACGACGGTCCCAACTCCCTCCATGGTGGAGATCTAGGCTTTGGAAAGCGTGAATTTGAGGGACCCTCTACTGTTGACCGTAATGGCAAGGAAGCCACTTTCTTCAAGTATCTCAGCAAAGATGGCGAGGAGGGTTACCCCGGGACTCTAGAGGTACGCGTGTGGTATGTCCAGGAAAAAGAAAATGTCGATGGCGCCCACCAAGAGGTTTTGCACATCGAGTACGAGGCTGAATTGGTTGGCGATGAAGTCTCTGAGACCGCAATCAACATGACGAACCATAG CTACTTCAACTTGACTGGAGGACCGAGCATCGCGGGAACAGAAGtcaacctcatcacaaacAAGTATCAAGTCGTCGACGACGGCGGTATCCCCACAGGCCCTATCGAGGAGTACCCTGGCGTTAGCGCCAAGAAGACCTTTACATTGGGCGAGAAGGAGCCCGACATTGATGACTGTTTCGTAGCCAACACAGACCCCAGCAGCATTCCTATCGATACTCGCTCTTCACCCCTGCAGAAGCTTGCATCTTTCTATCACCCAGAAAGCAAAATCCATCTCGAAGTTCACTCAACCGAGCCCGCATTTCAGTTCTACACTGGCAAATACATCGACGTCCCTGCCGTTGGCGACTTATCCGCTAGGGGTGCTCGCTCAGGCTTTTGTGTTGAGCCCAGTCGCTACGTGAACGCCATCAACATTCCCGAGTATAAGTCGATGATGGTTCTCAAGAAGGGCGAAAAATACGGCACCAAGATCGTATACCGTGGCTGGCAGGCCTGA